In the Adlercreutzia equolifaciens DSM 19450 genome, one interval contains:
- a CDS encoding THUMP domain-containing protein, whose product MNEAVYEFFATCLPGAEKLLADELHGLGVRKVRPLSGGASFFGAPEDALRACLWSRLAGRVNLTVGRVAARDADALYAGVRELPWEAVIAEEASIAVRASGTNAELRNTQFVALKVKDAICDRLAEVRGARPDVSPQQPDALLEVRLREEKATLSLDLSGRSLTRRAYLGDEAGEEAPSVVSQAATLLAAVGAAELFAEGMTFLDPVDDDSILAREAAEVREDRAPGLLRERWGFTGWTAFPEKAWGDLLDEADERCEARMALLATAPVRPGAPRLVASVASAFRADDDAEAVAARAACVAASREAPAGSRFAFAGFEGMAAKFKEEPAARLKLGRGRSETTIEVFDEPPRRPAVIAVANPAGGADIPVEVNDPAAVQFASRLRKVARERRKWAAREGMACYRLYDADVPEYACAIDLYEGAAEGEGELYAHVAEYAPPKSVDPEQARARFEDVLALVPVVLGIPPEHVFSKSRLRAKGGGQYRDAGGRRFVTHTSEDGLICEIDLGGYLDTGIFLDHRVTREMVGKMAAGKRFLNLFAYTGVATLHAAAGGAKETTTVDLSQTYLDWAARNLASNGFAFEVADKPNRRDRTDGGSSRGRRGGAANKLVRADVTRWIAEARRRHDCYDLIFVDPPTFSNSKAMGRRTWDVQRDHVELLVGVSRLLADGGVAVFSCNLRTFKPAIEELGRCGVELEDITARTIPHDFERNPRIHKCYLVRRK is encoded by the coding sequence ATGAATGAGGCCGTATATGAGTTCTTCGCCACGTGCCTGCCGGGCGCCGAGAAGCTCCTGGCGGATGAGCTGCACGGACTCGGCGTGAGGAAGGTGCGTCCGCTGTCCGGCGGCGCATCGTTTTTCGGCGCGCCTGAGGACGCCCTGCGTGCGTGCCTGTGGTCGCGACTCGCGGGGCGCGTTAATCTCACGGTGGGTCGCGTGGCGGCGCGCGACGCCGATGCCCTGTACGCCGGCGTGCGCGAGCTTCCCTGGGAGGCGGTGATCGCCGAGGAGGCGAGCATCGCCGTGCGGGCGAGCGGCACCAACGCCGAGCTGCGCAACACCCAATTCGTCGCCTTGAAGGTGAAGGACGCCATCTGCGATCGTTTGGCCGAGGTTCGTGGCGCGCGACCCGATGTGAGTCCCCAGCAACCCGATGCCCTCCTTGAAGTGCGTCTTCGAGAGGAGAAGGCGACGCTCTCGCTCGATCTGTCGGGCCGCTCCCTCACACGCCGGGCGTACCTTGGCGACGAGGCCGGGGAGGAGGCGCCCTCGGTGGTGTCGCAGGCGGCAACGCTGCTCGCGGCAGTTGGTGCGGCCGAGCTGTTTGCGGAGGGGATGACGTTTCTCGACCCCGTCGACGACGACAGCATCCTCGCCCGCGAGGCAGCGGAGGTGCGCGAGGATCGGGCGCCGGGCCTCTTGCGCGAACGATGGGGGTTCACGGGCTGGACGGCGTTTCCCGAAAAAGCCTGGGGCGACCTGTTGGACGAGGCGGACGAACGCTGCGAGGCGCGCATGGCGCTGCTTGCCACCGCACCGGTGCGTCCCGGTGCCCCTCGACTCGTGGCCAGCGTCGCCTCGGCCTTTCGGGCCGACGACGATGCCGAGGCCGTGGCTGCCCGGGCTGCCTGCGTGGCCGCTTCCCGCGAGGCGCCGGCCGGTTCTCGCTTCGCCTTCGCCGGTTTCGAGGGCATGGCCGCGAAGTTCAAGGAGGAGCCGGCGGCGCGTCTCAAGCTTGGCCGCGGGCGCTCCGAGACGACGATAGAGGTGTTCGACGAGCCGCCGCGGCGTCCCGCCGTTATCGCCGTGGCCAACCCCGCCGGGGGTGCCGACATTCCCGTCGAGGTGAACGACCCGGCGGCCGTCCAGTTCGCGAGTCGTTTGCGTAAGGTGGCCCGCGAGCGGCGCAAATGGGCGGCGCGCGAGGGGATGGCCTGCTATCGTCTCTACGATGCCGATGTGCCGGAGTACGCCTGCGCCATCGACCTGTACGAGGGGGCGGCCGAGGGCGAGGGCGAGCTGTACGCCCATGTGGCCGAGTACGCGCCGCCCAAGTCCGTCGACCCCGAGCAGGCCCGCGCACGCTTCGAGGACGTGCTCGCCCTGGTGCCCGTCGTGCTGGGCATTCCGCCGGAGCACGTGTTCTCCAAGTCCCGTTTGCGCGCGAAGGGCGGCGGGCAGTACCGCGACGCCGGCGGTCGCCGTTTCGTGACCCACACGAGCGAGGACGGCTTGATCTGCGAGATCGATTTGGGCGGCTATCTTGATACGGGCATCTTCCTCGATCACCGCGTGACCCGCGAGATGGTGGGGAAGATGGCCGCCGGCAAGCGCTTCCTGAACCTGTTCGCCTATACGGGTGTGGCGACGCTGCATGCTGCGGCCGGCGGTGCGAAGGAGACGACGACGGTGGACTTGTCTCAGACGTACCTGGACTGGGCGGCCCGCAATCTTGCGTCCAACGGGTTCGCCTTCGAAGTTGCCGACAAGCCGAATCGGAGGGATCGAACGGACGGAGGCTCGTCGAGGGGTCGGCGGGGAGGGGCGGCCAACAAGCTCGTTCGCGCCGACGTCACCCGCTGGATCGCCGAAGCGCGCCGGCGCCACGATTGCTACGACCTCATTTTCGTGGACCCGCCGACCTTCTCCAATTCGAAGGCCATGGGCCGGCGCACCTGGGACGTGCAGCGCGACCATGTGGAGCTGCTTGTCGGTGTCTCGCGTCTTTTGGCCGACGGGGGCGTGGCGGTGTTCTCCTGCAACCTGCGCACGTTCAAGCCGGCCATCGAGGAGCTGGGGCGCTGCGGCGTGGAGCTTGAGGACATCACCGCCCGCACCATCCCCCACGACTTTGAGCGGAACCCTCGTATCCACAAGTGCTATCTGGTGCGCCGAAAATAA